The proteins below are encoded in one region of Knoellia sp. S7-12:
- a CDS encoding FAD-binding oxidoreductase yields the protein MPTSSGHEADLRNALPGGVLALLLEALGPTGVLTDPADIAPYVSDWTGTLHGRSPAVLRPSSTVEVAAAVRICAEAGVAIVPQGGNTGLCGGAVPGGPGVQVVLSLGRMRRVRAVDPVGDTMTVEAGVVLATAQEVAASAGRLLPLSLGSEGSCTVGGTIATNAGGTAVLRYGMMRELVLGLEVVLADGRVWDGLRVVRKDNTGYDLKQLFIGAEGTLGIVTAAVLRLFPATPQRATAWVALPDVSAAVALLGVVRERAAGSLTTYELVSREALDMVLSHLPGTRDPMPGSHPWYGLVELAGPASAVDLDETLEMALGEAVDRGLVLDAVVASSPAQREGLWRLREGVSEAQRIEGPSLKHDVTLPIGDLADFVADAGALVEARLPGVRLVTYGHVGDGNLHYNLSGPVSGDPEAFLALHHRLTEVVYDAVARRGGSISAEHGVGTTKRDAIAAVKSEVELDLARAVKHALDPGGVMNPTKVLPNK from the coding sequence CGGCGTGCTCGCGCTGCTGCTGGAGGCGCTCGGCCCGACGGGTGTGCTCACGGACCCCGCGGACATCGCACCGTACGTCAGCGACTGGACGGGCACCCTGCACGGGCGCTCGCCAGCCGTGCTGCGTCCGTCGAGCACTGTCGAGGTCGCAGCCGCGGTGCGGATCTGCGCCGAGGCCGGGGTCGCGATCGTGCCGCAGGGGGGCAACACCGGCCTGTGCGGCGGCGCGGTACCGGGCGGCCCCGGGGTGCAGGTGGTTCTCTCGCTGGGGCGCATGCGTCGTGTCCGCGCAGTCGACCCCGTTGGCGACACCATGACCGTGGAGGCCGGTGTCGTTCTTGCGACAGCCCAAGAGGTGGCAGCCTCGGCCGGACGTCTTCTCCCCCTGTCGTTGGGGTCGGAGGGCAGCTGCACGGTCGGCGGCACGATCGCGACGAACGCCGGAGGCACTGCGGTGCTGCGCTACGGGATGATGCGCGAGCTCGTCCTGGGCCTCGAGGTCGTGCTCGCCGACGGTCGGGTGTGGGACGGCCTTCGGGTCGTCCGCAAGGACAACACCGGCTATGACCTCAAACAACTCTTCATCGGCGCTGAGGGCACCCTCGGCATCGTCACTGCGGCGGTGCTCCGCCTGTTCCCGGCAACCCCGCAGCGGGCGACTGCCTGGGTGGCCCTTCCGGACGTCTCTGCTGCTGTCGCCCTGCTCGGCGTCGTGCGTGAGCGGGCAGCGGGAAGTCTCACGACCTACGAGCTCGTGTCCCGCGAGGCGCTCGACATGGTGCTCAGCCACCTTCCGGGCACCAGAGATCCCATGCCCGGGTCGCACCCCTGGTACGGCTTGGTGGAGCTCGCTGGGCCAGCGTCTGCGGTCGACCTCGACGAGACCCTCGAGATGGCTCTCGGCGAAGCGGTCGACCGCGGGCTCGTCCTCGACGCCGTGGTCGCCAGCAGCCCGGCCCAGCGGGAGGGGCTCTGGCGGCTGCGCGAGGGCGTCTCCGAGGCCCAACGCATCGAGGGTCCGAGCCTCAAGCACGACGTGACCCTGCCGATCGGCGACCTCGCGGACTTCGTCGCGGATGCCGGCGCGCTCGTTGAAGCACGACTGCCCGGTGTCCGTCTTGTCACCTACGGCCACGTCGGCGACGGCAATCTTCACTACAACCTCAGCGGACCAGTCTCCGGAGACCCAGAAGCGTTCCTTGCCCTGCATCACAGGCTGACCGAGGTGGTCTATGACGCTGTGGCACGACGGGGCGGCAGCATCAGCGCCGAGCACGGTGTGGGCACCACCAAGCGCGACGCAATCGCCGCAGTCAAGAGCGAGGTCGAGCTCGACCTCGCTCGAGCCGTGAAGCACGCACTGGACCCTGGCGGCGTCATGAACCCCACCAAAGTGCTCCCCAACAAGTGA